One segment of Neodiprion fabricii isolate iyNeoFabr1 chromosome 1, iyNeoFabr1.1, whole genome shotgun sequence DNA contains the following:
- the LOC124183928 gene encoding vitellogenin isoform X2: MWSPLFLCVLLGGAVLADHHRQEQGGNQQNAWKSGSEYKYQIRARTLAALHQVADQYSGVIMKGQLVVQPKSDGTLRAKISRPQYAQIHTELPGGWDTHIPEGKLSFKQLPMSGKPFEIKLKNGAIDDLMVDSSLPKWEVNVLKSVVSQLQVDVQGENQMDSTYNQEPEGGKAYATFKVMEDSVTGKCEVLYDISPLPDYILQTKPELAPLPQLRGDGQMIDVVKAKNFSHCHQNPTRSYGMEWLNDWEPGTNSNGHFFSKSSMSRIILSGTLDRHTIQSSVTTTKFVLSPELHNEQKGMVVSRLNLTLVAVGSASSSISSPSSVKSTGNLVYHYDSPASQSGLEGDEIDDSGSNSFDSSSSFSSSSYSESDSSSSSDSDEDSSSSSSSSDSDSNSSSSSSSSDSDSDCSSSSFSYEEQFKKRKPRSLRRDLDNDNRQGYDLEKSPQSGKGAEIESVVANVARKDLSKLAKQIAEELQRPSSIPKEHTLEKFNTLVQMVRALSAKEINQMHQSLYQPYDKTNSNSQSESVRRNAWVAFRDAVVAAGTGPALLSIKQWIKQKKLSDFEAAAAVASLPKAARYPTPAYIDAFFSLATDQQVVDQPFLNTSAILAFTELVRLTQASNSSAHYRYPVQNLAGLSPRDQSAVTRKYLPYLSQKLQSAISRADSPKILTYIRALGNLAHPQILAAFEPYLEGQKDASDFQRLSMVGAMDKLALMHPKVARSVLFKIYQNTGEAHEVRCAAVFQLMKTNPPASMLQRMAQFTNWDVNEQVNSAVKTAIESAAELDQEENSELAANARAAKDMLNPKIYGIHYSQGYLRDHIVEEMNLAYKLFTNSIGSQDSILPQAIFMRLKTSRGGYNDSPFEMGAMVSSINDLSNYISEQFSFGDDDKGRNQKQSRGKGRWSPENIAKMLNIESDDAEQLEGRFWFNSVGWQSHFAFDNHTLDQIPRMIRNAAQAAKEGKSFNRTEFSDNEIFLTMPTVTGFPFVYSVKKPTLFKIGGEVQARSKPDLTHGPSDELKIPSTTNVTTDIHFVYSTHIHARIQFITPFDYHSYEAGIVKNFQMNVPLRIHADFDAENQHIRVKLQPIQQDRDYNLFHYSTKPYTSKNDIRNISPVIHQDNTQPISTGEQIQNDYDFGKKATGMAFRLKSSSERRSRQPMCAWLQEQMAPHDAVSAFAFPFAQQVIEQARYDLVWDSRSSSSKSVVVTASWDSQRSDESGDRKDSSSGTPQPSSKKPDSQKRQDELQDQAASGINDADVASIDVGVAFQGQSDAQYAMTAAVASSNTDDTSRLLFYYYKKSANDKTYEVCMRAESEMPNVPEMDFTKALKADPKSKVEFAVNFGEQCQSGGSIEVKGKWEQSSELTDYLRQHPMAKQCAGQMEKGDYALPACRNMTARANHMDEAHFTIKYKNIPATAQNMTFSAYRAAQYFAFENAYENVVDPKDQEEGRIDVDLEFSNEFDSMNISINTPAMDANFTDIEITHFARPLFAVHPVHSAAQRLGRKAMYGQYNPQCVVDNNSANTFDNKTYPVELGKCWHVLMVTVPEEDPDNNNDDLDIPEDMQVTVIARDVSNDEKEIKITLGDDEITFSPSNSGPKVQVNGKQIEVSEDESYAEIDDEELDVDWEIFALPGGSVKLSSYEFGIEAVYDGSRVKISAAQKYRGSVRGLCGNFNGETSDEFTTPQNCVLKNPEEFSASWALTSEQCSGQALKNSQIARSAYCPRKMNLFGNVVSEQEAGRSKPRNSKFGGRRDETQRQSQRGSSRGQQQGRSSPFCYTHKTEVVRENGETCFSLRPVPTCASRCRPQGKREKAVQMHCVENSQAASKIADQVRDGHSHDFSRKSVSKTIRMSVPTSCSA; the protein is encoded by the exons ATGTGGTCTCCGCTGTTTCTCTGCGTCCTCC TCGGAGGAGCAGTCTTGGCCGATCATCACCGGCAAGAACAAGGAGGAAATCAACAGAATGCGTGGAAGAGTGGAAGCGAGTATAAGTATCAGATACGAGCTCGTACCCTGGCGGCGCTTCACCAGGTCGCCGATCAGTACAGCGGTGTTATTATGAAGGGTCAACTTGTCGTCCAACCGAAATCCGATGGTACTCTGAGGGCGAAAATCTCTAGGCCTCAGTATGCCCAGATCCATACGGAATTGCCGGGTGGTTGGGACACCCATATACCGGAGGGAAAGCTCAGCTTCAAGCAGCTTCCTATGAGCGGAAAGCCCTTTGAGATCAAGCTGAAGAACGGTGCGATCGATGATCTGATGGTAGACAGCAGTCTCCCCAAGTGGGAGGTGAACGTACTGAAAAGTGTCGTCAGTCAGCTTCAAGTCGACGTTCAAGGTGAAAACCAAATGGATTCGACGTACAACCAGGAACCTGAAGGAGGCAAGGCCTACGCAACGTTCAAGGTGATGGAGGATTCGGTGACTGGAAAGTGCGAGGTGCTCTACGACATTTCGCCTCTTCCCGACTACATTCTTCAGACCAAACCTGAATTGGCTCCGTTGCCTCAGCTTCGTGGTGATGGACAAATGATCGATGTCGTCAAGGCCAAGAACTTTAGTCACTGTCATCAGAATCCGACTCGCAGCTACGGTATGGAGTGGTTGAACGACTGGGAGCCCGGCACTAACAGCAACGGACATTTCTTCTCG AAATCTTCAATGAGTCGCATCATTCTTTCCGGAACTCTCGATCGCCACACGATTCAATCCTCTGTCACAACGACCAAATTTGTCTTGAGCCCAGAACTTCACAACGAGCAAAAGGGCATGGTAGTAAGCAGACTGAACCTCACTCTGGTCGCAGTTGGCTCAGCGTCAAGCAGCATCTCATCACCTTCTAGCGTCAAGTCTACCGGAAATCTGGTCTACCATTATGACTCACCTGCTTCTCAGAGTGGTTTGGAGGGAGACGAAATTGATGACTCTGGCTCAAACAGCTTCGACAGCAGCTCTAGTTTCAGCTCCAGCTCCTATTCCGAATCTGACTCCAGCTCCAGTTCCGATTCGGACGAAGATTCTAGCTCAAGCAGCTCCAGTTCCGATTCGGATTCTAATTCTAGCTCAAGCAGCTCTAGTTCCGATTCGGATTCTGATTGTAGCTCAAGCAGCTTCAGTTACGAGGAACAGTTCAAGAAACGCAAACCGCGCAGCCTTCGTCGTGACTTAGATAACGACAACAGACAAGGGTATGATCTTGAGAAGAGTCCTCAGAGCGGTAAGGGTGCCGAAATAGAATCGGTGGTGGCCAACGTGGCGAGAAAGGACCTCTCTAAGCTAGCCAAGCAGATAGCAGAGGAGCTTCAGCGTCCTAGCAGCATCCCGAAAGAACATACTCTCGAGAAGTTTAACACACTTGTTCAGATGGTTCGTGCCCTTAGCGCAAAGGAGATCAACCAAATGCATCAGAGCTTGTATCAACCCTACGACAAAACCAACTCTAACAGCCAGAGTGAGAGTGTACGCAGGAACGCTTGGGTGGCGTTCCGCGATGCTGTAGTAGCGGCTGGAACTGGACCAGCTCTTCTGAGCATCAAGCAGTGGATCAAACAGAAAAAACTGAGCGATTTCGAGGCTGCGGCAGCCGTGGCTTCCCTGCCGAAAGCGGCTCGCTACCCAACTCCCGCCTACATTGACGCCTTTTTC TCATTGGCCACGGATCAGCAAGTGGTCGATCAGCCCTTCCTGAACACTTCTGCCATCCTCGCTTTCACCGAACTGGTCCGTCTAACTCAGGCCAGCAACAGTTCAGCTCACTACCGCTACCCGGTTCAGAATCTCGCCGGCCTTTCACCAAGGGATCAATCAGCTGTCACCCGCAAGTATCTTCCTTACCTGAGCCAGAAGCTGCAATCCGCCATCAGCCGAGCTGACAGTCCAAAGATTCTGACGTACATCAGAGCTCTGGGCAATTTAGCTCACCCTCAGATACTCGCCGCGTTCGAACCTTACTTGGAAGGACAGAAAGACGCTTCAGACTTCCAGCGTTTGTCAATGGTCGGCGCCATGGATAAGCTGGCACTTATGCATCCCAAGGTTGCCCGCTCTGTGCTCTTCAAGATCTACCAAAATACAGGCGAGGCTCACGAAGTGCGCTGCGCTGCCGTGTTCCAGTTGATGAAGACCAATCCACCCGCAAGCATGCTTCAAAGAATGGCTCAATTCACAAACTGGGATGTAAATGAGCAAGTGAACTCTGCGGTTAAGACTGCCATCGAAAGCGCGGCAGAACTTGACCAAGAAGAGAATTCGGAACTTGCGGCCAACGCTCGTGCGGCCAAAGATATGCTTAATCCGAAAATTTACGGAATCCATTACAGCCAGGGCTACTTGAGAGACCACATTGTTGAGGAAATGAATCTTGCGTATAAATTGTTCACCAATTCCATCGGAAGCCAAGACAGCATCTTGCCACAGGCGATCTTTATGCGCCTGAAGACTAGCCGGGGTGGTTACAACGATTCTCCATTTGAAATGGGAGCTATGGTCTCGAGTATTAACGACTTGAGCAACTATATAAGTGAGCAATTTTCATTCGGTGACGATGATAAGGGTCGTAATCAGAAACAGTCGCGTGGAAAGGGTAGATGGAGTCCGGAAAACATTGCCAAAATGCTGAACATCGAATCAGACGATGCGGAACAACTCGAGGGGCGGTTTTGGTTCAACAGCGTAGGATGGCAGAGCCACTTTGCCTTCGATAATCACACCCTCGATCAGATCCCCCGAA TGATTAGGAATGCAGCTCAGGCCGCGAAGGAAGGCAAGAGTTTCAACAGGACAGAATTCTCGGACAACGAAATATTCCTGACAATGCCCACTGTGACGGGATTCCCCTTCGTATACTCCGTAAAGAAACCAACTCTCTTCAAAATCGGTGGTGAAGTTCAGGCGCGTAGCAAGCCCGACTTGACTCACGGTCCATCAGACGAATTGAAGATCCCATCGACCACCAACGTTACCACAGACATCCATTTCGTTTATTCCACGCATATCCACGCCCGAATTCAATTCATCACGCCGTTTGATTATCATTCGTACGAAGCCGGAATTGTCAAGAATTTCCAAATGAACGTTCCCCTTCGCATTCACGCAGATTTTGACGCGGAGAATCAGCATATCCGGGTGAAACTTCAGCCTATCCAACAAGACCGCGACTACAACCTGTTCCACTACAGCACCAAACCTTACACCTCCAAGAATGACATTCGTAACATTTCCCCTGTCATCCACCAAGATAATACGCAGCCTATCAGCACCGGAGAACAAATCCAGAATGACTACGACTTCGGTAAGAAGGCTACCGGAATGGCTTTCCGTCTCAAGTCATCGTCGGAGCGAAGATCTCGGCAGCCGATGTGCGCGTGGCTTCAGGAACAAATGGCACCTCACGATGCCGTGTCTGCTTTCGCTTTCCCATTCGCCCAGCAAGTGATCGAGCAAGCTAGATACGATCTGGTGTGGGACTCCAGGAGTAGCAGCTCAAAGTCTGTTGTCGTAACGGCTTCCTGGGACAGCCAGAGATCCGACGAAAGCGGTGACCGCAAGGACTCATCGTCTGGCACCCCTCAGCCGTCCAGCAAGAAGCCTGACAGTCAAAAACGCCAAGATGAATTGCAAGACCAGGCAGCTTCGGGTATCAATGACGCTGACGTCGCCTCCATCGACGTTGGAGTGGCCTTCCAAGGGCAGAGCGACGCCCAATACGCAATGACCGCCGCAGTGGCGAGCAGCAACACCGACGACACCTCCCGTTTACTTTTCTACTACTACAAGAAATCGGCCAATGACAAAACGTACGAAGTTTGTATGCGCGCCGAGTCTGAGATGCCGAATGTGCCCGAAATGGACTTCACAAAAGCCTTGAAGGCCGACCCAAAAAGCAAGGTCGAGTTTGCCGTCAACTTTGGAGAACAGTGCCAGTCTGGCGGCAGTATCGAGGTTAAAGGAAAGTGGGAGCAGAGCTCAGAACTGACGGATTATCTTCGTCAGCACCCCATGGCTAAGCAGTGCGCCGGACAGATGGAAAAGGGCGACTACGCTCTGCCTGCCTGTCGCAACATGACAGCCCGTGCCAACCATATGGACGAAGCTCACTTCACCATCAAGTATAAGAACATTCCCGCAACGGCGCAGAACATGACTTTCAGTGCCTACAGGGCCGCCCAGTACTTCGCCTTCGAGAACGCCTACGAGAACGTGGTCGACCCCAAGGATCAGGAAGAGGGTAGGATCGACGTCGACCTTGAATTTTCCAACGAATTCGACTCCATGAATATATCCATCAACACTCCAGCCATGGACGCCAACTTCACCGATATTGAGATTACCCATTTTGCTCGACCTCTGTTTGCTGTTCACCCTGTTCATTCCGCTGCTCAGCGCCTGGGAAGAAAGGCTATGTATGGACAGTACAATC CTCAATGTGTTGTGGACAACAACTCTGCCAACACCTTCGACAACAAAACCTACCCAGTCGAACTCGGCAAATGCTGGCACGTACTGATGGTCACTGTGCCTGAGGAAGATCCtgacaacaacaacgacgatTTGGACATCCCAGAAGACATGCAAGTCACCGTGATTGCCCGTGACGTCAGCAATGACGAAAAGGAGATCAAGATCACCTTGGGTGATGACGAAATCACTTTCTCCCCATCGAATTCGGGACCCAAGGTTCAGGTGAACGGAAAACAGATCGAAGTCTCCGAAGATGAGTCCTACGCCGAAATCGACGACGAAGAACTCGATGTCGACTGGGAAATATTCGCTCTTCCCGGCGGTTCCGTCAAGCTCAGTTCCTACGAGTTCGGCATCGAGGCTGTTTACGACGGATCCCGCGTCAAGATTTCG GCTGCTCAGAAGTACCGCGGATCCGTTCGCGGACTGTGTGGTAACTTCAACGGTGAAACTTCCGACGAATTTACAACGCCCCAAAACTGCGTCCTCAAGAACCCCGAGGAATTCTCCGCCAGCTGGGCGCTGACAAGCGAACAGTGCAGCGGTCAGGCTTTGAAGAACTCTCAGATTGCTCGGAGTGCTTATTGTCCGCGCAAGATGAATCTCTTCGGCAACGTGGTGAGCGAACAGGAGGCTGGACGTTCCAAACCTCGAAACAGCAAGTTTGGAGGCAGACGTGACGAGACGCAACGTCAGTCTCAGCGCGGATCGTCCCGCGGTCAGCAGCAAGGTAGAAGTTCACCGTTCTGTTACACCCACAAGACGGAGGTGGTACGCGAAAATGGAGAGACCTGCTTCTCCTTGAGACCAGTGCCAACTTGCGCCTCCAGATGTCGTCCTCAGGGTAAGAGGGAGAAGGCAGTCCAGATGCACTGCGTCGAGAACAGCCAAGCTGCGTCGAAGATCGCTGACCAAGTTCGCGACGGTCACAGCCACGATTTCAGCAGGAAATCCGTGTCCAAGACCATAAGGATGTCTGTTCCCACTTCCTGCTCTGCGTAG